Part of the Sebaldella sp. S0638 genome is shown below.
CCTGAGTGCTTCATACAATATGACTGCTGCTGAGTTAGACAGATTCAGTGACCTTCCTTTTGGCAGCATTGGTATCGTAATGCAGTTCTCTTTATTTTCCAGAAGAATTTCCTCAGGTACACCTCTTGATTCCGGACCAAACACTATGTAGTCGTCTTCTCCGTAAACAGGATCCGTATATCTCTGTCTGGTTTTTGTCGTGGCAAAATAAAATTTCGCATTTTTGTTGCTTTCCATTAATTCAGTGAGACTATCCCAGACAGTAAGCTTTACATCTTTCCAGTAGTCCAGTCCCGCCCGTCTTATTTGCTTTTCGTCAAGTGAAAAACCAAGCGGCTTTATTAAATGCAGCCCGGTTCCGGTCAATACACATGTCCGTGCAATATTCCCCGTATTATAAGGGATTTCCGGATTTAATAATACTATGTTCATTTTTTCAGCCCCATTAGTTTTTTATATTCAGAAACGCTTATTTTGTTACCATCAAGTTTCCCAAGTTTTTTTGATAAATTATCTCCTCTGGAAAAACTTCCGAAACCAGCTTTGGAGTTTATATGAGTAATGGCGATAGCCAAAGCATCAGCAGCATCGTCAGGTTTTGGTATTTCATCAAGACCGAGAATTACCTTTACCATCTCCTGTATCTGTTTTTTGTCAGCTCTTCCATAGCCTGCTATTCCCATTTTCACCTGCAAAGGTGTATAACTATACAAATCAAGACTGTTCTTCTGACCGCAAAGAGTAATTACTCCTCTTGCCTGCCCTACTTTTATTACCGTTTTCTGGTTTTTGAAAAAGTAGAGTTCTTCCACGGCCATATCCTGAGGTTTCCAGATTTTTACAAGCCCGTCCAGCCCGTCATATATTTTTTCCAGTCTTACAGGCATATCCTCATCTTTATCTGTATAAATACAGCCGTAATCCAGTACCCTGTATTTACTTTTTTCATATTCGATTACCGAGTAGCCTACTATTGCTGTTCCGGGATCGACACCTAATACTATCATCTCTCTCCTTTAATTTGTATATCTACTTATTAGATAAATTGTATCATAAATACTCTATTTTTTCAATTTAAAAACCGCATGTTATTTTATCTGTACAGTCAGTAAAACTTTACCTGATAACAGCTTTTTATTCTCCTGAAAATGCCTTTTTAGATTTTATCAGCTTTTCTTTCTGAACTCTTGTAAGCCGCTTTATTGCGTACTCTCTTTTCATAGCTTCAGATTTATCTTCATATTCTTCAAAATATACTATTTCCACAGGAATTCTGTTTCTGGTGTATTTGGCACCTTTTCCCGCATTATGTGCAAAAAGGCGTTTTTCCAGATCGTTTGTATACCCTGTATAGTAAGTTTTATCAGAACATTTTACTATATATACATAATGCATTTTTTCTCCTTAGTTTCTCTTTTACAACTTTATAAAAAATCCCTGTTTTCGTAAATATCTATATTA
Proteins encoded:
- a CDS encoding tRNA (cytidine(34)-2'-O)-methyltransferase; this encodes MNIVLLNPEIPYNTGNIARTCVLTGTGLHLIKPLGFSLDEKQIRRAGLDYWKDVKLTVWDSLTELMESNKNAKFYFATTKTRQRYTDPVYGEDDYIVFGPESRGVPEEILLENKENCITIPMLPKGRSLNLSNSAAVILYEALRQNEFRMRDI
- the ruvC gene encoding crossover junction endodeoxyribonuclease RuvC translates to MIVLGVDPGTAIVGYSVIEYEKSKYRVLDYGCIYTDKDEDMPVRLEKIYDGLDGLVKIWKPQDMAVEELYFFKNQKTVIKVGQARGVITLCGQKNSLDLYSYTPLQVKMGIAGYGRADKKQIQEMVKVILGLDEIPKPDDAADALAIAITHINSKAGFGSFSRGDNLSKKLGKLDGNKISVSEYKKLMGLKK
- a CDS encoding GIY-YIG nuclease family protein translates to MHYVYIVKCSDKTYYTGYTNDLEKRLFAHNAGKGAKYTRNRIPVEIVYFEEYEDKSEAMKREYAIKRLTRVQKEKLIKSKKAFSGE